GCTCGTCGAGTAACCAACTGCAATCGGTCTTCAAGAGCGCGAATGCGTATTGGTATGCCGCGGGCTCGGTCTCGGAACCGATCTTCGATGGCGGGCGTATTCGTAACAACTATCGTCTCTCCAAGGCACAGCAGCAGGAGATGCTGCTGGAGTATCAGAAGACAATCCTGGGGGCTTTGAAAGATGTTTCTAACTCGCTGGTCTCGTACAAGGAGACGAGAGAGCGGAGACAAGAAGAGCTGGCGCAGGTGACCTCGGCTGCGGATGCGGTACGGCTTGCTCGGTTGCGGTATGCCGGTGGTAATACAAGTTATCTTGAGGTGCTGACTACGGATACCAATCTCTATGATGCGCAACTGGCGCTGTCGTTGGCACAGCAGCAGGAGGCTGCGTCGCTGGTGCAGTTGTATGCGGCGCTTGGTGGGGGATGGCAGTAGCCGATGGCTCTGGGAGATTTAAATACGCAGTGGACCTTGATATGCGACTAAATCTGTCGTAGTTTAGAAAGTGCGACAGAGGCCTTCCCTGACTGTCTTTTGGCGAAGCACCGGGGAAGGCTCGAGATCGACGACCGAAGGCTGACGATTGCTCCAATGGATATGGACGCAGTCCTCTGTGTCGGCATCTTCCATGGAGTTGGCGCTTGGCTATTGCACTGAAATCTTCCGGAACGCGGATGTTCCGATGACGCTGCGGAGAGTACTGTTCTGGCTGCACCTGGCGACCGGCGTGACGGTGGGTCTGGTGGTCGCCTTCCTCGCTGTTACCGGCTCCATCATGACGTTTCAGCAGCAGATGATTGCTTGGGCTGAGCGGGATGCGCGCATCGTTACACCTTCTGCTCCTTCGCAGCAGGGTTGTGTTGCGCCGTCTGTGCTGCTTCAGAATGCGGCTGCATTTCAGCAGGATGCGCCTACGGGGCTTACGCTCTATGCCGATCCACATGTGCCTGCCGAGGTTACATTTGGGCAGAGCGCGGTGGTGCTTGCGCGTGGTTGTGACGGCAAGGTCATTGGGCCGGGCGCGAACAGGTTGAGGAAGTTCTTTCAGGGGACGAGGGATCTGCATCGCTGGATTGCTCTGAATGGCGTGCGGCATGAGACGTTGCGTGCAATCAAGAATGCGGCGGTGCTGGCCTTTCTTTTTCTGATTCTCAGTGGGCTTGTACTCTGGTTTCCGCGCAAGATTACGTGGAAGCATCTGCGGCCTGTCGTTGTGCTGCGGGGCAATCTGCAGGGGCGTGCGCGGGAGTGGAACTGGCATAACGTCTTCGGTTTTTGGATGTCGGTGCCGTTGCTTGTGATTGTTATCAGCGGCGTCATCATGGCTTATCCGTGGGCGAATGCGCTGCTCTATCGAGCCGCGGG
This is a stretch of genomic DNA from Granulicella sp. WH15. It encodes these proteins:
- a CDS encoding PepSY-associated TM helix domain-containing protein, which translates into the protein MTLRRVLFWLHLATGVTVGLVVAFLAVTGSIMTFQQQMIAWAERDARIVTPSAPSQQGCVAPSVLLQNAAAFQQDAPTGLTLYADPHVPAEVTFGQSAVVLARGCDGKVIGPGANRLRKFFQGTRDLHRWIALNGVRHETLRAIKNAAVLAFLFLILSGLVLWFPRKITWKHLRPVVVLRGNLQGRAREWNWHNVFGFWMSVPLLVIVISGVIMAYPWANALLYRAAGDALPVERAQLEPRRPKPLSVDKFPVLDLAVQKAVSQDSKWQSLSMRLPSAKDPNVMFTLDEGDGGRPQQRAQLVIARKDGQVVRWEPFSANPRGRRWRLYARFLHTGEIFGVAGRFVALMAMVSALMLVWTGFALSLRRFASWRKRRNTHATAPQKRAGIETARI